In a genomic window of Streptomyces koelreuteriae:
- a CDS encoding helix-turn-helix transcriptional regulator, whose amino-acid sequence MKSSRLVSILLLLQTRGRMTAAQLAEELEVSVRTVYRDVEALGAAGIPLYGDAGHAGGYRLLDGYRTRLTGLTSGEAEALFLAGAPAAAAQLGLGSVLAAAQLKVRAALPAELRTHADRISGRFHLDAPGWYTDADDTPHLPAVADAVWSGRVLHVRYRRWREPTDVERRLEPYGLVLKAGRWYVVAGPGPRTFRVDQILELTTGDEEFSRPADFDLAAYWAAYQRDFHDLLHRGEAVVRLAPGATLTGPAGEAVRRDGHTDEDGWTRATVPIESVEHAHAEFLRLGTGIEVLAPDELRSRIARTVAELAERYGNSRAPGGD is encoded by the coding sequence GTGAAGTCCAGCCGACTCGTCTCCATCCTCCTGCTGCTCCAGACCCGCGGCCGGATGACCGCCGCCCAGCTCGCCGAGGAGCTGGAGGTGTCGGTGCGGACGGTGTACCGGGACGTGGAGGCCCTGGGCGCCGCCGGTATCCCGCTGTACGGCGACGCGGGCCACGCAGGCGGCTACCGCCTCCTCGACGGCTACCGCACTCGTCTCACCGGCCTCACCAGCGGCGAGGCCGAGGCGCTCTTCCTCGCGGGCGCCCCCGCCGCGGCAGCCCAGCTCGGCCTCGGCTCGGTCCTGGCCGCCGCCCAGCTCAAGGTGCGTGCCGCCCTGCCGGCGGAGCTGCGCACCCACGCCGACCGGATCAGCGGCCGCTTCCACCTGGACGCCCCCGGCTGGTACACCGACGCCGACGACACCCCGCACCTCCCGGCCGTCGCCGACGCCGTCTGGAGCGGACGGGTGCTGCACGTCCGCTACCGCCGCTGGCGCGAGCCCACCGACGTGGAGCGCCGTCTGGAGCCGTACGGGCTGGTGCTGAAGGCGGGCCGCTGGTACGTCGTCGCGGGGCCGGGACCGCGGACCTTCCGCGTCGACCAGATCCTCGAACTCACCACCGGCGACGAGGAGTTCTCCCGCCCCGCCGACTTCGATCTGGCCGCCTACTGGGCGGCGTACCAGCGCGATTTCCACGACCTGCTGCACCGCGGCGAGGCGGTGGTGCGGCTGGCCCCGGGGGCGACGCTCACCGGCCCGGCGGGGGAGGCGGTCCGCCGCGACGGACATACCGACGAGGACGGCTGGACGCGCGCGACGGTCCCCATCGAGTCCGTCGAGCACGCCCACGCCGAATTCCTGCGCCTCGGCACGGGCATCGAGGTGCTGGCCCCGGACGAACTGCGCTCGCGCATCGCCCGCACGGTCGCCGAACTGGCCGAGCGGTACGGCAACTCCCGCGCACCCGGCGGCGACTGA
- a CDS encoding glycoside hydrolase family 48 protein — MHPPPRRRGAVRRVWIAAVAALALPLTMLSSGSTPAQAAALQCSVDYKTNDWGSGFTADLTLTNRGTDAIDGWTLTYAYSGNQRLGNGWNGTWSQSGQNVTVKNASHNARVAAGAAVSTGAQFTYSGSNAAPTSFSVNGTACTGAHQPPIAVLTSPSAGAVYTQGQAVPLAATAAAADNATISKVEFYDDTTLLGTDTSAPYALSVSDLTVGSHSLVAKAYDSMGASANSTPVGITVSSGPTVVASPLQLGVQSGKSGTYDVKLSKQPTSNVTVASARASGNSGLSVTGGASLTFTPQNWNTAQKVTVTAANSGTGSAVFESTATGHAKASVTVTQLAAAKVYDARFLELYGKITNPANGYFSPEGIPYHSVETLIVEAPDHGHETTSEAYSYLLWLQAMYGKVTGDWAKFNGAWDLMEKYMIPTRADQPTNSFYNASKPATYAPELDTPNEYPAGLDTGASVGRDPIAAELKSAYGTDDVYGMHWLQDVDNVYGYGNSPGKCEAGPSDTGPSYINTFQRGAQESVWETVPQPTCDAFKYGGKNGYLDLFTGDASYAKQWKFTNAPDADARAVQAAYWADLWAKEQGKGGDVSATVGKAAKMGDYLRYSMFDKYFKKIGNCVGPAACPAGTGKDASHYLMSWYYAWGGATDTAAGWAWRIGSSHAHGGYQNPLAAYALGNYAPLKPKSATGAADWSKSMERQLEFYRWLQSSEGAIAGGATNSWAGRYATPPAGKSTFYGMYYDEKPVYHDPPSNQWFGFQAWSMERVAELYQQTGNAQAKTVLDKWVDWALSKTTFNPDGTFRIPSTLQWSGQPDTWNASSPGSNSGLRVTVADYTNDVGVAASYAKTLTYYADRSGDTEAGAAAKKLLDGMWDNHQDALGIAVPENRADYNRFDDPVYVPSGWTGTMPNGDAINSSSTFDSIRSFYEDDPAWSKIESYLAGGAVPSFTYHRFWAQADIALAMGSYAELLE, encoded by the coding sequence ATGCATCCCCCACCCCGGAGACGCGGAGCGGTGCGGCGCGTGTGGATCGCCGCCGTCGCAGCTCTCGCGCTTCCGTTGACGATGCTCTCCTCAGGGTCGACTCCCGCGCAGGCGGCCGCACTTCAGTGCAGTGTCGATTACAAGACGAACGACTGGGGCTCCGGCTTCACCGCGGATCTGACCCTCACCAACCGCGGCACGGACGCCATCGACGGCTGGACGCTGACCTACGCCTACTCCGGCAACCAGAGGCTGGGGAACGGCTGGAACGGCACCTGGTCGCAGTCCGGCCAGAACGTCACCGTCAAGAACGCCTCCCACAACGCGCGGGTCGCCGCGGGCGCCGCCGTCTCCACCGGCGCCCAGTTCACCTACAGCGGCTCCAACGCCGCGCCGACATCCTTCTCGGTCAACGGCACGGCCTGCACCGGCGCGCACCAGCCGCCGATCGCCGTGCTGACCAGCCCGTCCGCCGGTGCCGTCTACACGCAGGGCCAGGCGGTCCCGCTGGCGGCCACGGCCGCGGCCGCGGACAACGCCACGATCAGCAAGGTGGAGTTCTACGACGACACCACGCTGCTGGGCACGGACACGAGTGCGCCGTACGCGCTCTCCGTTTCCGACTTGACCGTGGGCAGTCACTCCCTGGTGGCGAAGGCGTACGACAGCATGGGCGCCTCCGCGAACTCCACCCCGGTCGGCATCACGGTCTCCTCCGGTCCCACCGTCGTGGCCTCGCCGCTCCAACTGGGCGTCCAGTCGGGCAAGTCGGGCACCTACGACGTGAAGCTGTCCAAGCAGCCGACGTCCAACGTGACGGTGGCGTCGGCCCGCGCGAGCGGCAACTCGGGCCTGTCGGTCACGGGTGGCGCCTCGCTCACCTTCACCCCGCAGAACTGGAACACGGCACAGAAGGTGACCGTCACCGCGGCCAACTCCGGCACCGGGTCGGCCGTCTTCGAGTCGACGGCGACGGGTCACGCCAAGGCCTCGGTCACCGTGACCCAGCTGGCGGCGGCGAAGGTCTACGACGCCCGCTTCCTGGAGCTCTACGGGAAGATCACCAACCCGGCGAACGGCTACTTCTCCCCCGAGGGCATCCCCTACCACTCGGTCGAGACGCTGATCGTCGAGGCGCCGGACCACGGCCACGAGACCACCTCGGAGGCGTACAGCTACCTCCTGTGGCTCCAGGCCATGTACGGCAAGGTGACCGGCGACTGGGCCAAGTTCAACGGCGCGTGGGACCTCATGGAGAAGTACATGATCCCCACCCGCGCCGACCAGCCGACCAACTCCTTCTACAACGCGTCCAAGCCGGCGACCTACGCGCCCGAGCTGGACACCCCGAACGAGTACCCGGCGGGGCTCGACACCGGCGCCTCGGTCGGCCGGGACCCGATCGCGGCCGAGCTGAAGAGCGCGTACGGCACGGACGACGTCTACGGCATGCACTGGCTGCAGGACGTGGACAACGTCTACGGCTACGGCAACTCGCCCGGCAAGTGCGAGGCGGGCCCGTCGGACACCGGCCCGTCGTACATCAACACCTTCCAGCGCGGCGCGCAGGAGTCGGTGTGGGAGACGGTGCCGCAGCCGACCTGCGACGCCTTCAAGTACGGCGGAAAGAACGGCTATCTGGATCTGTTCACCGGTGACGCCTCCTACGCCAAGCAGTGGAAGTTCACCAACGCGCCCGACGCCGACGCCCGGGCCGTGCAGGCCGCCTACTGGGCGGATCTGTGGGCGAAGGAGCAGGGCAAGGGCGGGGACGTCTCCGCGACGGTCGGCAAGGCCGCCAAGATGGGCGACTACCTGCGCTACTCCATGTTCGACAAGTACTTCAAGAAGATCGGCAACTGCGTCGGCCCCGCGGCCTGCCCGGCGGGCACCGGCAAGGACGCCTCGCACTACCTGATGTCCTGGTACTACGCCTGGGGCGGCGCCACCGACACCGCGGCCGGCTGGGCCTGGCGCATCGGCTCCAGCCACGCCCACGGCGGCTACCAGAACCCCCTCGCGGCCTACGCGCTCGGCAACTACGCCCCGCTGAAGCCCAAGTCGGCGACGGGCGCGGCCGACTGGTCGAAGTCCATGGAACGGCAGCTGGAGTTCTACCGCTGGCTGCAGTCGAGCGAGGGTGCGATCGCCGGCGGCGCGACCAACAGCTGGGCGGGCCGGTACGCGACCCCGCCCGCCGGGAAGTCGACGTTCTACGGCATGTACTACGACGAGAAGCCCGTGTACCACGACCCGCCGTCCAACCAGTGGTTCGGCTTCCAGGCGTGGTCCATGGAGCGGGTCGCCGAGCTGTACCAGCAGACGGGCAACGCGCAGGCCAAGACGGTCCTCGACAAGTGGGTCGACTGGGCGCTGTCCAAGACCACGTTCAACCCGGACGGCACGTTCCGGATCCCGTCGACGCTGCAGTGGTCGGGCCAGCCCGACACGTGGAACGCCTCCAGCCCCGGCTCCAACAGCGGGCTGCGCGTCACCGTCGCCGACTACACGAACGATGTCGGTGTGGCGGCCTCGTACGCCAAGACCTTGACGTACTACGCGGACCGCTCCGGTGACACGGAGGCCGGTGCGGCGGCGAAGAAGCTGCTGGACGGGATGTGGGACAACCACCAGGACGCGCTCGGGATCGCCGTTCCGGAGAACCGGGCCGACTACAACCGGTTCGACGATCCGGTGTACGTCCCGAGCGGCTGGACGGGCACGATGCCGAACGGTGACGCGATCAACTCGTCGTCGACGTTCGACTCGATCCGGTCCTTCTACGAGGACGACCCGGCCTGGTCGAAGATCGAGAGCTATCTGGCGGGCGGTGCGGTTCCGTCGTTCACGTATCACCGGTTCTGGGCTCAGGCGGATATCGCGCTTGCCATGGGCTCGTACGCGGAGCTTCTCGAATAG
- a CDS encoding class I SAM-dependent methyltransferase, with amino-acid sequence MLDYDKEAERYDASRGGEPRAAAAAEAVLGLVPPDTRSLLDLGCGTGIVTRRLAAAREGMRVTGVDLALAMARQAAARLPGAILLGDSRRLPFRDGEFDAVSSVWLLHLAAGTADVRAIVGECARVLRPGGVYITTVDKAASHNVGSDIDVVLSSRPPSPVRDAAADVVAGAAGHGLVPAGQASFRGHGQGRSPRRTVADLRRGWFVTLPPGDPLADGFATRLAELPDQDRPRPDPVFTLRAFRKPADPPAG; translated from the coding sequence GTGCTCGACTACGACAAGGAAGCGGAGCGGTACGACGCCTCGCGCGGCGGCGAGCCCAGGGCGGCCGCCGCCGCGGAAGCGGTACTGGGCCTCGTACCGCCGGACACGCGCAGCCTGCTCGACCTCGGCTGCGGCACCGGCATAGTGACCCGGCGGCTCGCCGCCGCCCGCGAGGGCATGCGGGTGACCGGCGTCGACCTCGCCCTCGCGATGGCCCGGCAGGCCGCCGCCCGGCTGCCCGGCGCGATCCTGCTCGGCGACAGCAGGCGGCTGCCCTTCCGGGACGGGGAGTTCGACGCCGTCAGCAGCGTGTGGCTGCTGCACCTGGCCGCCGGGACCGCCGATGTGCGGGCCATCGTCGGCGAGTGCGCCCGGGTGCTGCGCCCCGGCGGGGTCTACATCACGACGGTCGACAAGGCCGCCTCCCACAACGTGGGCAGTGACATCGATGTCGTCCTGTCCTCCCGTCCGCCGAGCCCGGTCCGGGACGCGGCGGCGGACGTCGTGGCCGGCGCCGCCGGACACGGGCTGGTCCCGGCCGGGCAGGCCTCCTTCCGGGGCCACGGGCAGGGCCGCAGCCCCCGGCGTACGGTGGCCGACCTCAGACGCGGCTGGTTCGTCACACTGCCGCCCGGCGACCCGCTCGCCGACGGCTTCGCCACCCGGCTGGCGGAACTGCCCGACCAGGACCGGCCGCGCCCCGACCCGGTCTTCACGCTCCGGGCCTTCAGGAAGCCGGCGGACCCTCCGGCCGGCTGA
- a CDS encoding glycoside hydrolase family 6 protein: MSRTRTALLAAMALVAGATGTAFAVDPDGAGIAAVPCTVDYKIQNQWSTGFTAAVTITNNSAAKSSWSVKWSYAGNQQVTSGWNAKLSQSGAAVTAANESYNAQLATGASVSFGFQGSYSGSNAIPGTFTLDGVTCNVDDGGTPGPTDPPGPGGPSNRVDNPYSGAKVYVNPEWSAKAAAEPGGSRISSQPTGVWLDRIAAINGANGGMGLRAHLDEALRQKGSGELVVQLVIYNLPGRDCAALASNGELGPTEIDKYKTQYIDPIKAILADSKYASLRIVTTVEIDSLPNLVTNTGSRPTATPQCDVMKANGNYVKGVGYALNKLGDVPNVYNYVDAGHHGWIGWDDNFGASATLFKEAATAEGATVGDVHGFITNTANYSALKENNFTINDNVAGKSVRESKWVDWNRYVDEQSFAQGFRNQLVSAGFPSSIGMLIDTSRNGWGGSARPSGPGAQTSVDTYVNGGRYDRRIHVGNWCNQSGAGLGERPQASPAAGIDAYVWMKPPGESDGASKEIANDEGKGFDRMCDPTYTGNPRNGNNLSGSLPDAPLSGHWFSAQFRQLMQNAYPPLS, from the coding sequence ATGAGCCGTACGAGAACAGCGTTACTGGCCGCCATGGCCCTGGTCGCCGGCGCGACCGGCACGGCGTTCGCGGTCGACCCGGACGGCGCCGGCATCGCCGCCGTCCCCTGCACCGTCGACTACAAGATCCAGAACCAGTGGAGCACCGGCTTCACCGCCGCCGTGACCATCACCAACAACAGCGCCGCCAAGTCCTCGTGGTCGGTGAAGTGGTCCTACGCCGGCAACCAGCAGGTCACCAGCGGCTGGAACGCCAAGCTGAGCCAGAGCGGTGCCGCCGTCACCGCGGCCAACGAGAGCTACAACGCCCAGCTCGCGACCGGCGCCTCGGTCAGCTTCGGTTTCCAGGGCAGCTACAGCGGCAGCAACGCGATCCCGGGCACCTTCACCCTCGACGGCGTCACCTGCAACGTCGACGACGGCGGCACCCCGGGGCCGACCGACCCACCGGGCCCCGGCGGCCCGTCCAACCGGGTCGACAACCCCTATTCCGGCGCCAAGGTGTACGTGAACCCGGAGTGGTCCGCGAAGGCCGCCGCCGAGCCGGGCGGCAGCCGGATCTCCAGCCAGCCGACGGGTGTCTGGCTGGACCGGATCGCGGCGATCAACGGCGCCAATGGCGGCATGGGCCTGCGCGCCCACCTCGACGAGGCGCTGCGCCAGAAGGGCTCCGGCGAACTCGTCGTCCAGCTCGTCATCTACAACCTGCCCGGCCGTGACTGCGCCGCCCTCGCCTCCAACGGCGAACTCGGCCCGACGGAGATCGACAAGTACAAGACGCAGTACATCGACCCGATCAAGGCGATCCTCGCCGACTCGAAGTACGCCTCGCTGCGGATCGTCACCACCGTCGAGATCGACTCGCTGCCGAACCTCGTCACCAACACCGGCAGCCGTCCGACGGCCACCCCGCAGTGCGATGTGATGAAGGCCAACGGCAACTACGTCAAGGGCGTCGGCTACGCGCTCAACAAGCTCGGCGACGTGCCGAACGTCTACAACTACGTCGACGCCGGGCACCACGGCTGGATCGGCTGGGACGACAACTTCGGTGCCTCCGCGACCCTGTTCAAGGAGGCGGCGACCGCCGAGGGCGCGACCGTCGGCGACGTCCACGGCTTCATCACCAACACGGCGAACTACAGCGCCCTGAAGGAGAACAACTTCACCATCAACGACAACGTGGCCGGCAAGTCCGTCCGCGAGTCGAAGTGGGTCGACTGGAACCGCTACGTCGACGAGCAGTCCTTCGCCCAGGGCTTCCGCAACCAGCTGGTCTCGGCGGGCTTCCCGTCCTCGATCGGCATGCTGATCGACACCTCCCGCAACGGCTGGGGCGGCTCGGCCCGGCCCAGTGGCCCGGGTGCGCAGACCTCCGTCGACACCTACGTCAACGGCGGCCGCTACGACCGCCGCATCCACGTCGGCAACTGGTGCAACCAGTCCGGAGCCGGCCTCGGCGAGCGGCCCCAGGCCAGTCCGGCCGCGGGGATCGACGCCTATGTGTGGATGAAGCCGCCGGGCGAGTCCGACGGGGCGAGCAAGGAGATCGCCAACGACGAGGGCAAGGGCTTCGACCGGATGTGCGACCCGACCTACACGGGCAACCCGCGCAACGGCAACAACCTGTCCGGTTCCCTGCCGGACGCGCCGCTGTCAGGGCACTGGTTCTCCGCCCAGTTCCGGCAGCTGATGCAGAACGCGTACCCGCCGCTGTCCTGA
- a CDS encoding cellulose binding domain-containing protein: MRRTRILTAVLALAAGLLSGAPSALAADPDSTKLAADTYTWKNARIDGGGFVPGIVFNRSEKNLAYARTDIGGVYRWQEASKSWTPLLDSVGWDDWGHTGVVSVASDSVDPNKVYAAVGTYTNSWDPKNGAVMRSSDRGASWQKANLPFKLGGNMPGRGMGERLAVDPNRNSVLYLGAPSGKGLWRSTDSGVTWSQVTNFPNVGNYVQDPSDTSGYASDNQGIVWVSFDESTGTSGNATKTLYVGVADAENAVYRSTDAGATWQRLAGQPTGQLAHKGVLDAKNGYLYVAYSDKGGPYDGGKGRLWRYATGTGTWTNISPVAEADTFYGFSGLTVDRQKPGTVMATAYSAWWPDTQIFRSTDSGATWTKAWDYTSYPNRENRYTMDVSSSPWLTWGANPAPPEQTPKLGWMTESMEIDPFDSARLMYGTGATIYGTENLTNWDSGGKFTVKPMVRGLEETAVNDLASPPSGAPLLSALGDVGGFRHTDLTKVPSMMFTQPNFTTTTSLDFAESNPNTVVRVGNLDSGPHIAFSTDNGANWFAGTDPSGVSGGGTVAAAADGSRFVWSPQGAGVHHATGFGTSWQASGGIPAGAVVESDRVDPKTFYGFKSGKFYVSTDGGATFKESPAGGLPSGDSVRFKALPGGKGDVWLAGGASDGAYGLWHSTDGGASFTKLSNVEQADTIGFGKAAPGATYQTLYTSAKIGGVRGIFRSTDKGVSWTRVNDDAHQWGWTGAAITGDPRVYGRVYVSTNGRGVIYGDSSDGGTTDPGPGPDPTPTGACKVTYKVTNQWSGGFQADVQLTNTGTGPWNGWSLSWPFPDGQKLTQAWNAEAAQSGSTVTAKNVGWNANVAAGSSVSFGFTGSWSGTNAKPTAFKVGDQSCTVA, encoded by the coding sequence GTGCGAAGAACCCGTATCCTCACCGCCGTGCTCGCGCTGGCCGCCGGGCTGCTGTCGGGTGCGCCCTCCGCCCTGGCTGCTGATCCGGACTCGACGAAGCTCGCCGCCGATACCTACACCTGGAAGAACGCCCGGATCGACGGGGGCGGGTTCGTTCCCGGGATCGTCTTCAACCGGAGCGAGAAGAACCTCGCCTACGCCCGTACCGACATCGGCGGCGTGTACCGCTGGCAGGAGGCGTCGAAGAGCTGGACGCCGCTGCTGGACTCGGTCGGGTGGGACGACTGGGGGCACACGGGTGTGGTGAGCGTCGCGTCCGACTCCGTCGACCCGAACAAGGTCTACGCGGCGGTCGGGACGTACACCAACAGCTGGGACCCGAAGAACGGCGCCGTCATGCGGTCCTCCGACCGGGGCGCGAGCTGGCAGAAGGCGAATCTGCCGTTCAAGCTGGGCGGCAACATGCCGGGGCGGGGCATGGGCGAGCGGCTGGCGGTCGACCCGAACCGCAACAGCGTGCTGTACCTGGGCGCGCCCAGCGGCAAGGGGCTGTGGCGGTCGACGGACTCGGGCGTGACGTGGTCGCAGGTGACGAACTTCCCGAACGTCGGGAACTACGTGCAGGATCCGAGCGACACGTCCGGCTACGCCTCCGACAACCAGGGCATCGTCTGGGTCAGCTTCGACGAGTCGACGGGCACCTCGGGCAACGCCACGAAGACGCTCTACGTCGGGGTCGCCGACGCGGAGAACGCGGTGTACCGCTCGACGGACGCGGGCGCGACCTGGCAGCGGCTGGCCGGACAGCCGACGGGCCAGCTGGCGCACAAGGGCGTCCTGGACGCGAAGAACGGCTACCTGTATGTCGCCTACAGCGACAAGGGCGGCCCGTACGACGGCGGCAAGGGCCGGCTGTGGCGGTACGCGACCGGGACCGGGACCTGGACGAACATCAGCCCGGTGGCGGAGGCCGACACGTTCTACGGCTTCAGCGGGCTGACGGTGGACCGGCAGAAGCCGGGCACGGTGATGGCCACGGCGTACAGCGCCTGGTGGCCGGACACGCAGATCTTCCGTTCCACGGACAGCGGGGCGACCTGGACCAAGGCGTGGGACTACACGTCGTACCCCAACCGTGAGAACCGCTACACGATGGACGTCTCGTCCTCGCCGTGGCTGACATGGGGCGCGAACCCGGCGCCTCCCGAACAGACCCCGAAGCTGGGCTGGATGACGGAGTCGATGGAGATCGACCCGTTCGACTCCGCCCGCCTGATGTACGGGACGGGCGCGACGATCTACGGCACCGAGAACCTCACGAACTGGGACAGCGGCGGGAAGTTCACGGTCAAGCCGATGGTGCGGGGCCTGGAGGAGACGGCGGTCAACGACCTCGCCTCTCCCCCGTCCGGTGCCCCGCTGCTGAGCGCGCTCGGCGATGTCGGCGGCTTCCGTCACACGGACCTGACCAAGGTGCCGTCGATGATGTTCACCCAGCCGAACTTCACGACGACCACGAGCCTGGACTTCGCCGAGTCGAACCCGAACACGGTCGTCCGGGTCGGCAACCTCGACTCGGGCCCGCACATCGCGTTCTCGACGGACAACGGCGCCAACTGGTTCGCGGGCACCGACCCTTCGGGGGTGAGCGGCGGCGGCACGGTCGCGGCGGCGGCCGACGGCAGCCGGTTCGTGTGGAGTCCGCAGGGCGCCGGCGTGCACCACGCGACGGGCTTCGGCACGTCCTGGCAGGCCTCCGGCGGGATCCCGGCCGGGGCCGTCGTCGAGTCGGACCGGGTCGACCCGAAGACCTTCTACGGCTTCAAGTCGGGGAAGTTCTACGTCAGTACGGACGGCGGGGCGACGTTCAAGGAGTCCCCGGCCGGCGGACTGCCGAGCGGCGACAGCGTCCGCTTCAAGGCCCTGCCCGGCGGAAAGGGCGATGTGTGGCTGGCGGGCGGCGCGAGCGACGGGGCGTACGGCCTGTGGCACTCCACGGACGGCGGGGCGAGCTTCACCAAGCTCTCGAACGTCGAGCAGGCCGACACGATCGGCTTCGGCAAGGCGGCACCCGGCGCGACCTACCAGACCCTCTACACGAGCGCGAAGATCGGCGGCGTACGCGGCATCTTCCGCTCCACGGACAAGGGCGTGAGCTGGACGCGCGTCAACGACGACGCCCACCAGTGGGGCTGGACGGGCGCGGCCATCACCGGCGATCCGAGGGTCTACGGCCGTGTGTACGTCTCGACGAACGGCCGTGGCGTCATCTACGGCGACAGCTCCGACGGCGGCACCACGGACCCGGGGCCCGGCCCCGATCCGACCCCGACGGGCGCCTGCAAGGTGACGTACAAGGTCACCAACCAGTGGTCGGGCGGCTTCCAGGCGGACGTCCAGCTCACCAACACCGGGACCGGCCCATGGAACGGCTGGTCGCTGAGCTGGCCCTTCCCCGACGGGCAGAAGCTGACCCAGGCCTGGAACGCCGAGGCCGCGCAGTCGGGTTCCACGGTGACCGCGAAGAACGTCGGCTGGAACGCGAACGTGGCGGCCGGCTCGTCGGTGAGCTTCGGGTTCACGGGAAGCTGGTCGGGGACGAACGCGAAACCGACGGCGTTCAAGGTCGGGGACCAGAGCTGCACGGTCGCCTGA
- a CDS encoding rhamnogalacturonan lyase: MKHPHTHRRRRVLLPVAVATAALAGAGLTTFATGDSSPTLELTRAGGAPMAATARQVEKLDRGVVSVHTGSGNLVSWRWLGTDPDNVSFNVYRAGTKVNSTPVTGSTNYFHSGAPAQADYTVRAVVNGTEQGDSVHAVQFRTGYKDIPISPPSGGTTPDGVAYTYDANDASLGDLDGDGALDLVLKWQPTNAKDNSQSGYTGNTVVDGIKLDGTRLWRIDLGRNIRSGAHYTQFQVYDYDGDGRAEVAMKTADGTRDGTGTVIGSSSADHRNSSGYVLAGPEFLTMFNGQTGKAMQSVDYVPARGTVSSWGDSYGNRVDRFLAGTAYLDGSRPSLIMARGYYTRTVIAAWDWRNGSFTRRWTFDTNSSTNSGKGYDGQGNHSLSVADVDADGKDEIVYGAMTVDDNGGGLWTTKLGHGDAGHVGDLDPSRAGLEYFKVSESTSQPGSWMADARTGAILWKTASGADNGRGVSGDIYAGSAGAESWSASDTTLRSATGASLGREPSSVNFLSWWDGDPVRELLDGTRIDKYGTSGDTRLLTGSGVSSNNGTKSTPVLSGDLLGDWREEVIWRTSDNTALRVYSTPHETNTRITTLLHDTQYRTALAWQNTAYNQPPHPSYFLGNAMPTAPRPTVYTP; this comes from the coding sequence GTGAAGCACCCCCACACGCACCGCAGACGCCGTGTGCTCCTCCCGGTGGCCGTGGCCACGGCGGCACTCGCCGGCGCCGGCCTGACCACCTTCGCCACCGGCGACAGCTCCCCCACGCTCGAACTGACTCGCGCGGGAGGGGCCCCCATGGCCGCCACCGCCCGCCAGGTCGAGAAGCTCGACCGGGGCGTGGTCAGCGTCCACACCGGCAGCGGCAACCTGGTGAGCTGGCGCTGGCTCGGCACGGACCCTGACAACGTCTCCTTCAACGTCTACCGGGCCGGTACGAAGGTCAACTCCACGCCGGTCACCGGCTCCACGAACTACTTCCACTCCGGCGCCCCCGCCCAGGCCGACTACACCGTCCGCGCGGTGGTGAACGGCACGGAGCAGGGCGACTCGGTGCACGCGGTCCAGTTCCGAACCGGCTACAAGGACATCCCGATCTCCCCGCCCTCCGGTGGCACGACCCCCGACGGGGTGGCGTACACCTACGACGCCAACGACGCCTCCCTCGGCGACCTCGACGGCGACGGCGCCCTGGACCTCGTCCTGAAGTGGCAGCCCACCAATGCCAAGGACAACTCCCAGTCCGGCTACACGGGCAACACCGTCGTCGACGGCATCAAGCTCGACGGCACCCGGCTGTGGCGCATCGACCTGGGCCGCAACATCCGCTCCGGCGCGCACTACACGCAGTTCCAGGTGTACGACTACGACGGCGACGGCAGGGCCGAGGTCGCCATGAAGACCGCCGACGGCACCCGGGACGGCACGGGCACGGTCATCGGCAGTTCCTCGGCCGACCACCGCAACTCCAGCGGCTATGTGCTGGCCGGGCCCGAGTTCCTGACCATGTTCAACGGGCAGACGGGCAAGGCGATGCAGAGCGTCGACTACGTCCCGGCCCGTGGCACCGTCTCCTCCTGGGGCGACTCCTACGGCAACCGCGTCGACCGCTTCCTCGCGGGCACGGCGTACCTGGACGGCTCACGCCCCTCCCTGATCATGGCGCGCGGCTACTACACCCGCACGGTGATCGCCGCCTGGGACTGGCGGAACGGCTCCTTCACCCGCCGCTGGACCTTCGACACCAACTCCTCCACCAACAGCGGCAAGGGCTACGACGGCCAGGGCAACCACAGCCTGTCCGTCGCGGACGTCGACGCGGACGGCAAGGACGAGATCGTCTACGGCGCGATGACCGTCGACGACAACGGAGGCGGGCTCTGGACCACCAAGCTGGGCCACGGCGACGCCGGCCACGTCGGTGACCTCGATCCCTCCCGCGCGGGCCTGGAGTACTTCAAGGTCTCCGAGAGCACGAGCCAGCCCGGCTCCTGGATGGCCGACGCCCGCACGGGCGCGATCCTCTGGAAGACCGCCTCCGGCGCCGACAACGGCCGGGGAGTCTCCGGCGACATCTACGCGGGCAGCGCGGGAGCCGAGTCCTGGTCCGCCTCCGACACCACCCTGCGCTCGGCGACCGGTGCCTCCCTCGGGCGGGAACCCTCCAGCGTCAACTTCCTGTCCTGGTGGGACGGCGACCCGGTCCGTGAACTCCTCGACGGCACCCGCATCGACAAGTACGGCACGTCCGGCGACACCCGCCTCCTGACCGGCTCCGGCGTCTCCTCCAACAACGGCACCAAGTCCACCCCCGTTCTGTCCGGCGACCTCCTCGGCGACTGGCGTGAGGAGGTCATCTGGCGCACCAGCGACAACACGGCCCTGCGCGTCTACTCGACCCCGCACGAGACGAACACGAGGATCACGACCCTGCTCCACGACACCCAGTACCGCACGGCCCTGGCCTGGCAGAACACCGCGTACAACCAGCCCCCGCACCCGAGTTACTTCCTGGGCAACGCCATGCCGACGGCTCCGAGGCCGACGGTCTACACCCCGTGA